One Isoptericola dokdonensis DS-3 genomic window, GGGCCTGTGGGCCCCCGAGGTGGTCCGCTCCCCCGACGGCGGCTGGCGCATGTACTACTCCGCGTCGTCGTTCGGGTCCCGCCGCTCGGCGATCGGGCTGGCGACGGCCCCGCACCCGGCGGGTCCGTGGACGGACGCCGGGCTCGTCGTCTCGTCCCGGCACCACGAGCCGCCGGAGGGGACGGGCCACCCCAACGCCATCGACGCAGCCGTCGTCGACGACGACGACGCGCAGTGGCTGGTCTACGGCTCGTTCTTCGGGGGGATCCACGCGCTCCCCCTGGACCCCGTCACCGGGCTGGTCGCCGAGCGGGCTGCCGCCTCCGCCGCGCCAGGTGCCCTCACCGACCACCCCGGCGTGCTCCTCGCGCGCCGCTCCCCCGCGGTCGACAACGGCGCCGTCGAGGGCGCCTTCGTCCTGCCCCGCCCAGGCGGCGGCTGGGCGCTGCTCGTCTCCTACGACTCGCTGGCGTCGAGCTACCACGTCCGGGCGGCGGTCGCCGACGCCGTGACCGGGCCGTACCGCGACCGGACCGGGCGGCTCATGACGGACACGGACGCCGCGCCGTGGTCCGTCGGGGTGCCCGTGCTGTCTGGGCACCGCCACGACGGCGGTCCCGGGGTCCTCGCGCCCGGCCACGGGTCGGTGCTGACCGAGGACCTCCCGGACGGCGGCCGGCGCCAGACGTTCGTGCACCACGTGCGCGACGCCGACGCACCCGCCCGGCACCGCCTGCAGGTCCGCCGCCTCGTGTGGACCCACGACGGGTGGCCGCTGGTCAGCCCGCAGCCGTGGGCGGGCGCCGCGCGGGAGACCGACGACGAGGACGCCTGGCCGTCCGACCCCGCCGTCCTCGACGGCCGGTGGGAGAGCTGGGAGCCCGGAGCGGACCCGACGCACGTCCGCACCACGACGACCGGCGTGCTCGAGCCCCGCGACGAGGTCCGCTCCCACGGGCGCGGCCGCTTCGGCTGGCGGGCCCCCGACGGCGCGGAGGTCAGCGCCGTCGTCCACCCCGGCTGGGACGCCGTGCGCGGGCGTGCCACCCTGGTCCTGACGGCGCTGGACGCGACCGGCCGCGTCGTGCTGGCCACCAGGGTGGACGAAGGAGCATGACGATGGACCGTCCGCAGGACCCGCGCGAGACGGCGCGCGAGCGCGTCGCCGACGCCGAGGTGCCGGGCTGGGCGGGCGGCGTCATGCTGGCCCTGCGCTGGGCCACGCTGCTCGTCGAGGTGCAGGTCATGGTGGTCCTCGGCACCCTCGCCGGCGGGGTGGTCGCCGGGCTCGGCCCGGCGCTGCGCGCGGGCGGCGCGGTGACCGCGCGGATGACCGACGAGCCGACGCCGTGGCGCACGTTCTGGCGCACCTGGCGCGACGGGTTCGGGCGCACCAACCTGCTGTTCGCGCCGTTCTGGGTGATCGCCGTGCTGCTGTGGTTCGACGGCGTCGCGGTGCGGCTGCTCGAGGGCCCCTCCGCCTCGGCGCTCCTCGGGGGCTGGTCGTGGTCGTCGCCTGGTCGGGCGTGATGCTGGCCTACTGGCCGCGCGTGGTGCTGCGGTACGACCGTTCCTTCGTCGAGACCTGGCGGTTCCTGCTGCTCAGCCCGCTGCTCGGCCCCGCGGTGTCCGTCGCCGTGCTCATGGTGCTCGTGGTCCTGTGGGTCGCCTGGACCTTCCTGCCGCTGGCGGCCGTGCTGGTCGGTGCGGCGTTCGTGCTGTGGGCGACGGGCCGCCTGGTGTCCGAGCGGCTGGACCGGATCG contains:
- a CDS encoding arabinan endo-1,5-alpha-L-arabinosidase, with product MTELREPAAGPTGGGPGATAPVIPPTAAPDAPDTTSWGGRHAHDPTVARDDDGVYWCFSTDARYDGPVRAGVQVRRSTDLVTWELTGWALPGVPPAAAAWASAEGLWAPEVVRSPDGGWRMYYSASSFGSRRSAIGLATAPHPAGPWTDAGLVVSSRHHEPPEGTGHPNAIDAAVVDDDDAQWLVYGSFFGGIHALPLDPVTGLVAERAAASAAPGALTDHPGVLLARRSPAVDNGAVEGAFVLPRPGGGWALLVSYDSLASSYHVRAAVADAVTGPYRDRTGRLMTDTDAAPWSVGVPVLSGHRHDGGPGVLAPGHGSVLTEDLPDGGRRQTFVHHVRDADAPARHRLQVRRLVWTHDGWPLVSPQPWAGAARETDDEDAWPSDPAVLDGRWESWEPGADPTHVRTTTTGVLEPRDEVRSHGRGRFGWRAPDGAEVSAVVHPGWDAVRGRATLVLTALDATGRVVLATRVDEGA
- a CDS encoding YesL family protein produces the protein MDRPQDPRETARERVADAEVPGWAGGVMLALRWATLLVEVQVMVVLGTLAGGVVAGLGPALRAGGAVTARMTDEPTPWRTFWRTWRDGFGRTNLLFAPFWVIAVLLWFDGVAVRLLEGPSASALLGGWSWSSPGRA